In one Zobellia galactanivorans genomic region, the following are encoded:
- the lepA gene encoding translation elongation factor 4 — protein sequence MKNIRNFCIIAHIDHGKSTLADRLLDFTGSVTAREKKEQLLDNMDLERERGITIKSHAIQMEYIYKGEQYVLNLIDTPGHVDFSYEVSRSIAACEGALLVVDAAQSIQAQTISNLYLALENDLEIIPVLNKVDLPSANPEEVTDDIVDLLGCTAEEVIPASAKTGIGIEEILSAIIERVPAPKGNADEALQALVFDSVYNPFRGVETYFRVINGEIKKGQKIKFVATDKSYFADEVGTLKLTQHPKQSIKTGDVGYLITGIKDAREVKVGDTITDSANPTKNPIAGFEDVKPMVFAGIYPVDTEDFEELRSSMEKLQLNDASLVFAPESSAALGFGFRCGFLGMLHMEIIQERLEREFDMTVITTVPNVSYHAYTRKDPEKPLIVNNPSDLPDPSTIDRVEEPYIKATIITKADFVGNVMSLCIEKRGIITNQTYLTTERVELTFDMPLAEIVFDFYDRLKTVSKGYASFDYAPIGMRTSKLVRVDILLNAQPVDALSALIHFDNAQNIGKKMCEKLKELIPRQQFDIPIQAAIGAKIISRETIKALRKDVTAKCYGGDISRKRKLLEKQKKGKKRMRQVGNVEIPQQAFMAVLKLND from the coding sequence ATGAAGAATATTCGAAATTTTTGTATTATCGCCCATATCGACCACGGTAAAAGTACCTTGGCCGACCGTCTTTTAGATTTCACAGGATCTGTAACTGCCCGAGAAAAAAAGGAACAGTTACTAGACAATATGGATCTAGAGCGAGAACGTGGTATCACCATTAAGAGCCACGCCATACAAATGGAATATATTTATAAAGGTGAGCAATATGTGCTCAACTTGATCGACACCCCGGGCCACGTAGATTTCTCTTATGAGGTATCGCGTTCCATTGCCGCTTGCGAAGGAGCCCTTTTGGTCGTCGATGCAGCGCAAAGTATCCAGGCCCAAACCATATCGAACCTATACTTGGCCTTAGAGAACGATTTAGAGATCATTCCCGTTCTGAACAAGGTAGACTTGCCCAGTGCCAACCCTGAAGAAGTCACCGACGACATCGTAGACCTTTTGGGCTGTACGGCAGAGGAAGTAATTCCCGCCAGTGCGAAGACCGGTATCGGTATTGAGGAAATTCTTTCCGCCATTATTGAACGTGTACCCGCTCCGAAAGGAAATGCCGATGAAGCCCTACAAGCATTGGTCTTTGACTCGGTATATAATCCTTTCCGTGGGGTAGAGACTTATTTTAGGGTTATCAACGGAGAGATCAAAAAGGGACAAAAGATAAAATTCGTAGCTACCGACAAAAGCTATTTTGCCGACGAGGTAGGTACCTTGAAATTAACACAACATCCAAAACAGTCGATAAAAACCGGGGATGTGGGCTATTTGATTACAGGTATCAAAGATGCCCGTGAAGTAAAAGTGGGCGATACCATTACCGATTCGGCCAATCCGACCAAAAACCCCATTGCAGGTTTTGAAGATGTAAAGCCCATGGTTTTTGCGGGAATCTATCCTGTTGACACCGAAGATTTCGAAGAGCTTCGTTCTTCCATGGAAAAATTACAGCTGAACGATGCCTCGTTGGTATTCGCACCCGAAAGTAGTGCGGCACTAGGTTTTGGTTTTCGTTGCGGGTTCTTGGGCATGCTCCACATGGAGATCATTCAAGAGCGTTTAGAGCGCGAATTCGATATGACGGTAATAACTACCGTACCTAACGTTAGTTACCACGCCTATACCCGAAAGGATCCCGAAAAGCCATTGATCGTAAACAACCCTTCGGACCTTCCCGACCCTTCGACCATAGATCGCGTAGAAGAACCTTATATCAAGGCTACGATCATTACCAAAGCCGATTTTGTCGGTAACGTAATGTCGCTTTGTATCGAGAAAAGGGGAATCATCACCAATCAGACCTATCTGACCACAGAACGTGTTGAACTTACCTTCGATATGCCTTTGGCCGAAATCGTCTTTGATTTTTATGATCGATTAAAGACCGTTTCAAAAGGCTATGCTTCTTTTGACTATGCCCCGATCGGTATGAGGACCTCAAAATTGGTCCGTGTAGATATTCTATTGAACGCACAGCCTGTCGATGCCCTATCGGCACTTATCCATTTTGACAATGCCCAGAACATTGGTAAAAAAATGTGCGAGAAATTAAAGGAGTTGATTCCGAGACAGCAGTTCGATATTCCTATCCAAGCTGCGATCGGTGCTAAAATTATTTCTAGGGAAACCATAAAGGCCTTACGTAAAGATGTTACCGCCAAATGTTATGGTGGGGATATTTCACGTAAGAGAAAACTGCTTGAAAAACAGAAGAAAGGCAAAAAACGTATGCGCCAAGTGGG